A genomic window from Aquipuribacter nitratireducens includes:
- a CDS encoding phosphatidylinositol mannoside acyltransferase, translating to MTPPPHEGDGSLRDRAVAAAYLLAWRLVRLLPERWAYRWGDVVADRVASGGGRGVVRLRSNLRRVVVDLDPASEEALVREAVRSYVRYWVDAFRLPDWDEARVVDHVTSEGDGPVRAALAEGRGVVCWLAHLGNWDHAGAWSALRLAPVVTVAERLRPAEVYERFVAFRRSIGIRVLAHDEPGVTAELERVLRGGGFVPLLADRDLGRRGVTVPLLGEPARVAGGPAVLAARTGALLVPVGITYRPSSRSPSGYGLHVRFHPPVPVPDDGPEAVAAATAAVAAELGEDIRLAAADWHMLQRVFVADLEGPRP from the coding sequence GTGACGCCGCCCCCGCACGAGGGGGACGGCTCCCTCCGCGACCGCGCGGTCGCGGCCGCGTACCTGCTCGCCTGGCGGCTGGTCCGGCTGCTGCCCGAGCGGTGGGCGTACCGGTGGGGGGACGTCGTCGCGGACCGCGTCGCGAGCGGCGGTGGACGTGGGGTCGTGCGGCTGCGGTCGAACCTGCGCCGCGTCGTCGTCGACCTCGACCCGGCGAGCGAGGAGGCGCTCGTCCGCGAGGCCGTCCGCTCCTACGTCCGCTACTGGGTCGACGCCTTCCGCCTGCCCGACTGGGACGAGGCGCGCGTGGTCGACCACGTGACGAGCGAGGGGGACGGGCCCGTCCGTGCCGCGCTCGCCGAGGGCCGCGGCGTCGTGTGCTGGCTCGCGCACCTCGGCAACTGGGACCACGCGGGGGCGTGGTCCGCGCTGCGGCTGGCCCCCGTCGTGACCGTGGCCGAGCGGCTGCGGCCCGCCGAGGTCTACGAGCGCTTCGTCGCCTTCCGACGCTCGATCGGCATCCGCGTCCTCGCGCACGACGAGCCGGGGGTGACGGCCGAGCTCGAGCGGGTGCTGCGCGGCGGCGGCTTCGTGCCGCTGCTCGCCGACCGCGACCTCGGCCGCCGCGGGGTCACGGTCCCGCTGCTCGGGGAGCCCGCCCGCGTCGCCGGCGGCCCGGCGGTCCTCGCGGCCCGCACGGGGGCGCTGCTCGTGCCCGTGGGGATCACGTACCGACCGAGCAGCCGCTCCCCGTCGGGGTACGGGCTGCACGTGAGGTTCCACCCACCCGTCCCCGTCCCCGACGACGGACCCGAGGCCGTGGCGGCCGCGACCGCCGCGGTCGCGGCCGAGCTGGGGGAGGACATCAGGCTCGCCGCAGCGGACTGGCACATGCTCCAGCGCGTCTTCGTCGCCGACCTCGAGGGCCCACGCCCGTGA
- a CDS encoding GH1 family beta-glucosidase encodes MSDDSRDDYRGSGLQFPDGFVWGSATAAYQVEGAAAEDGRGPSIWDTFSRTPGKVWAGDTGDVAADLYHRLEADLDLMASLGLGAYRFSVAWPRVQPTGRGPVNRAGLDFYSRLVDGLLARGIRPVATLYHWDLPQPLEDAGGWPVRATAEAFEEYAGVLGSALGDRVATWTTLNEPWCSAYLGYGSGAHAPGRTEPAAALAAVHHLNLAHGLAVRALRETSTGTPEMSVTLNMHVFRGVGDGAAEAVRMVDGLANRVFLQPMLVGGYPQDVLDDTAALTDWSFVRDGDAETVRQPLDVLGVNYYSTTRVRLWDGAGTRERADGHKDVGGSPWPGVDERVEFPASPGPYTDMGWNIDPAGLEEVLRHLSRTYPDQALMVTENGAAFPDEVVTGPDGRPAVHDADRVDYLRRHVTACHRALAAGVDLRGYVVWSLLDNFEWGYGYAKRFGIVRVDYDTQERVVKDSGRWFADLARTGLLPGA; translated from the coding sequence GTGAGCGACGACTCCCGCGACGACTACAGAGGCAGCGGCCTGCAGTTCCCCGACGGCTTCGTGTGGGGCTCCGCGACCGCCGCTTACCAGGTCGAGGGCGCGGCGGCCGAGGACGGGCGCGGGCCGAGCATCTGGGACACCTTCAGCCGCACGCCCGGGAAGGTGTGGGCCGGCGACACGGGTGACGTCGCCGCCGACCTCTACCACCGCCTCGAGGCCGACCTCGACCTCATGGCCTCCCTCGGTCTCGGCGCGTACCGGTTCTCCGTCGCGTGGCCCCGGGTCCAGCCGACCGGGCGGGGGCCGGTGAACCGCGCCGGTCTCGACTTCTACTCCCGCCTCGTCGACGGGCTCCTCGCCCGCGGCATCCGGCCCGTCGCGACGCTCTACCACTGGGACCTGCCGCAGCCCCTCGAGGACGCCGGCGGCTGGCCGGTCCGGGCGACGGCGGAGGCGTTCGAGGAGTACGCGGGCGTCCTCGGCTCGGCGCTCGGGGACCGGGTCGCGACGTGGACGACGCTCAACGAGCCGTGGTGCTCGGCCTACCTCGGGTACGGCTCCGGGGCCCACGCGCCCGGTCGGACCGAGCCCGCGGCGGCGCTCGCCGCCGTCCACCACCTCAACCTCGCCCACGGCCTCGCGGTCCGGGCCCTGCGGGAGACCTCGACAGGGACCCCCGAGATGTCGGTCACCCTCAACATGCACGTCTTCCGGGGCGTCGGCGACGGCGCCGCGGAGGCGGTCCGCATGGTCGACGGGCTCGCGAACCGCGTCTTCCTCCAGCCGATGCTCGTCGGCGGGTACCCGCAGGACGTCCTCGACGACACCGCGGCGCTCACCGACTGGTCCTTCGTCCGCGACGGTGACGCGGAGACCGTCCGCCAGCCGCTCGACGTCCTCGGCGTCAACTACTACTCGACGACCCGCGTGCGGCTGTGGGACGGGGCCGGGACGCGCGAGCGCGCTGACGGCCACAAGGACGTCGGCGGCTCGCCGTGGCCGGGCGTCGACGAACGGGTGGAGTTCCCGGCCTCGCCCGGGCCGTACACCGACATGGGATGGAACATCGACCCGGCCGGGCTCGAGGAGGTGCTGCGGCACCTGTCGCGCACCTACCCCGACCAGGCGCTCATGGTGACGGAGAACGGAGCGGCGTTCCCCGACGAGGTCGTCACCGGTCCCGACGGACGGCCGGCCGTCCACGACGCCGACCGCGTCGACTACCTGCGCCGCCACGTCACCGCCTGCCACCGTGCGCTCGCCGCCGGCGTCGACCTGCGGGGCTACGTCGTGTGGTCGCTGCTCGACAACTTCGAATGGGGCTACGGCTACGCCAAGCGGTTCGGCATCGTCCGCGTCGACTACGACACGCAGGAGCGGGTCGTGAAGGACAGCGGCCGCTGGTTCGCGGACCTCGCGCGGACCGGCCTGCTGCCCGGGGCGTAG
- a CDS encoding carbohydrate ABC transporter permease, with translation MSAVVTAPEHTSSERRSQPAPRPRSRRRRRRTGADWATLAVAVLVGLLVAVPFLLILVNSFKSPAEYSSEGPLSLPSSLYVDGIVAFWERVDFPEKLWNSVLISGSVAVLAVLLSVLNAFALGIGRVKGRTGIVLLILLANMLPQEVLLYPLYFMFKEVGLYNTVWSVIIIFTVIQSAFGTYLLASVYGTFPKEVLEAAALDGASRWQILWRVVLPISRPTLSVLAIFFFIWTWNEFLIPLTFLVSNETQTVPVAITVLQGDRLMDVTTTSASALLGLLPTLVFFLLFQRTLTRGITAGAVK, from the coding sequence ATGAGCGCCGTCGTCACCGCCCCCGAGCACACGTCCAGCGAGCGACGCTCGCAACCGGCGCCGCGACCCCGGTCCCGGCGGCGGCGCCGCCGCACCGGCGCGGACTGGGCGACGCTCGCCGTCGCCGTGCTCGTCGGGCTGCTCGTCGCGGTCCCGTTCCTCCTCATCCTCGTCAACTCGTTCAAGTCGCCGGCGGAGTACAGCAGCGAGGGCCCGCTCTCGCTGCCGAGCAGCCTCTACGTCGACGGGATCGTCGCGTTCTGGGAGCGGGTGGACTTCCCGGAGAAGCTGTGGAACAGCGTCCTCATCTCCGGCTCCGTCGCGGTCCTCGCCGTGCTGCTGTCGGTGCTCAACGCCTTCGCCCTCGGCATCGGCCGGGTGAAGGGGCGCACGGGGATCGTCCTGCTCATCCTGCTGGCCAACATGCTCCCGCAGGAGGTGCTGCTCTACCCCCTCTACTTCATGTTCAAGGAGGTCGGGCTCTACAACACGGTGTGGTCGGTGATCATCATCTTCACCGTCATCCAGAGCGCCTTCGGCACCTACCTGCTCGCCAGCGTCTACGGCACGTTCCCCAAGGAGGTCCTCGAGGCGGCCGCGCTCGACGGCGCCAGCCGCTGGCAGATCCTCTGGCGCGTCGTGCTCCCGATCTCCCGCCCCACGCTCAGCGTCCTCGCGATCTTCTTCTTCATCTGGACGTGGAACGAGTTCCTCATCCCGCTCACGTTCCTCGTGAGCAACGAGACGCAGACGGTCCCGGTCGCGATCACCGTGCTGCAGGGCGACCGGCTCATGGACGTCACGACGACGAGCGCCTCCGCGCTGCTCGGCCTCCTCCCGACGCTCGTCTTCTTCCTCCTCTTCCAACGCACCCTCACCCGGGGCATCACCGCAGGAGCAGTCAAGTAA
- a CDS encoding amidase family protein: MPGSTRRPLSVTGLVAATALALAGVGGVALPVAARDAATSAVAPPAPSRPALAALDLETATAVDLQQLMTSGGASSEQVVRAYLDRIALLNTDGPGLNAVRSLNPDVLADARARDRERRRGDVRGPLHGVPVLIKDNIDLAGSPTTAGSIALEDSYPAGDAPLVTALESAGAVVLGKTNLSEFANFTTSGMPSGYSSLGGQVLNPYDASVTPSGSSSGTGAGIAAGLAPMGIGTETSGSILSPAQANSLAAVKPIVGLISRTGVIPISATQDTAGPMTTTVTDSALLLSALVSVDPEDPATAGAAPYVDVDYAAGLSTTSLEGARLGVVASSNPLFTDALAALEAEGATLVPVTVPNTSAPGILFDEFERDIDAYLARLPESAPMDSLTDIVAFNEGRPEMKFGQTILVESESRDLTDPAQLATYEANRDRGLAESRASIDGVLAANDLDAIVSLSGTTGVGARAGYPSVSVPAGYSAANGRPSNVVFLGTAWSEATLLSLAYDYEQATLLRRPPSIVNPTLFQCLEPVRLREASCAP, encoded by the coding sequence ATGCCCGGTTCCACCCGCCGACCGCTGTCCGTCACCGGTCTCGTCGCCGCCACCGCGCTCGCCCTCGCGGGCGTCGGTGGTGTCGCCCTTCCCGTCGCCGCGCGTGACGCGGCCACGAGCGCCGTCGCCCCGCCCGCGCCGTCGCGACCCGCCCTCGCCGCCCTCGACCTCGAGACGGCGACGGCCGTCGACCTCCAGCAGCTCATGACGTCCGGCGGGGCCTCGAGCGAGCAGGTCGTCCGCGCCTACCTCGACCGCATCGCCCTGCTCAACACCGACGGACCGGGGCTCAACGCCGTCCGCTCGCTCAACCCCGACGTCCTCGCCGACGCCCGCGCCCGGGACCGCGAACGCCGCCGCGGCGACGTCCGGGGCCCGCTCCACGGTGTCCCGGTGCTCATCAAGGACAACATCGACCTCGCGGGCTCCCCCACCACCGCCGGGTCCATCGCCCTCGAGGACAGCTACCCCGCCGGCGACGCCCCGCTCGTCACGGCGCTGGAGAGCGCAGGCGCCGTGGTCCTCGGCAAGACCAACCTCAGCGAGTTCGCGAACTTCACCACCAGCGGCATGCCGAGCGGGTACAGCTCCCTCGGCGGCCAGGTCCTCAACCCCTACGACGCGAGCGTCACCCCGAGCGGGTCGAGCTCCGGCACGGGCGCGGGAATCGCGGCCGGCCTGGCGCCGATGGGCATCGGCACCGAGACGTCCGGATCGATCCTCAGCCCGGCGCAGGCGAACTCCCTCGCCGCCGTCAAGCCGATCGTCGGACTCATCAGCCGCACCGGCGTCATCCCGATCTCGGCGACGCAGGACACCGCCGGTCCCATGACGACGACGGTCACCGACTCCGCCCTCCTGCTGTCGGCGCTCGTCTCCGTCGACCCGGAGGACCCCGCCACCGCGGGTGCTGCCCCCTACGTCGACGTCGACTACGCCGCCGGCCTGTCCACGACGTCGCTCGAGGGCGCACGCCTCGGCGTTGTCGCCTCCTCGAACCCTCTGTTCACCGACGCGCTCGCGGCCCTGGAGGCGGAGGGCGCGACCCTCGTGCCCGTCACCGTGCCGAACACGTCGGCGCCCGGGATCCTCTTCGACGAGTTCGAGCGGGACATCGACGCCTACCTCGCCCGCCTGCCGGAGTCGGCGCCCATGGACAGCCTCACCGACATCGTCGCGTTCAACGAGGGCCGTCCGGAGATGAAGTTCGGGCAGACGATCCTCGTGGAGTCGGAGTCCCGGGACCTCACGGACCCCGCCCAGCTCGCGACGTACGAGGCGAACCGCGACCGCGGCCTCGCCGAGAGCCGGGCGAGCATCGACGGGGTCCTCGCCGCGAACGACCTCGACGCGATCGTGTCGCTGTCGGGCACCACAGGCGTCGGCGCGCGCGCCGGCTACCCCAGCGTCTCGGTGCCCGCCGGCTACTCCGCCGCCAACGGGCGGCCGAGCAACGTCGTGTTCCTCGGCACCGCGTGGTCGGAGGCGACGCTGCTGTCCCTGGCCTACGACTACGAGCAGGCGACGCTGCTGCGCCGTCCACCGTCAATCGTCAACCCGACGCTGTTCCAGTGCCTGGAGCCCGTCCGGCTCCGCGAGGCGAGCTGCGCGCCCTGA
- a CDS encoding HIT family protein, translating into MSGEVDGTPAAEDPALVAGVPDGFERLWTPHRWAYIAGQDKPADDSAGACPFCRAPTLADDEGLVVARGAHAYVVLNLYPYNPGHLLVCPYRHVADYTDLTEAEVAEVASLTRAAMHVLRRVSHPHGFNLGMNQGPVAGAGVAAHLHQHVVPRWGGDSNFLPIVARTKAVPVLLDDTRRLLADAWDHGGDDAGEDAGDDAGDDGAAGT; encoded by the coding sequence GTGAGCGGAGAGGTGGACGGGACCCCCGCCGCCGAGGACCCGGCGCTCGTCGCCGGTGTCCCGGACGGGTTCGAGCGGCTGTGGACCCCTCACCGGTGGGCGTACATCGCCGGGCAGGACAAGCCCGCCGACGACTCCGCCGGGGCGTGCCCGTTCTGCCGCGCGCCCACCCTCGCGGACGACGAGGGCCTCGTCGTCGCCCGCGGCGCGCACGCGTACGTGGTCCTCAACCTCTACCCGTACAACCCGGGTCACCTGCTCGTGTGCCCGTACCGGCACGTCGCCGACTACACCGACCTCACGGAGGCGGAGGTGGCGGAGGTCGCGTCGCTCACCCGCGCGGCCATGCACGTGCTCCGGCGGGTGTCGCACCCGCACGGGTTCAACCTCGGCATGAACCAGGGGCCCGTTGCCGGTGCGGGCGTCGCCGCGCACCTGCACCAGCACGTCGTGCCGCGGTGGGGCGGGGACAGCAACTTCCTCCCCATCGTCGCGCGCACCAAGGCCGTCCCCGTGCTGCTCGACGACACCCGCCGGCTGCTCGCCGACGCGTGGGACCACGGGGGGGACGACGCGGGGGAGGACGCGGGGGACGACGCGGGGGACGACGGGGCGGCCGGGACGTGA
- the thrS gene encoding threonine--tRNA ligase has protein sequence MSAPAGTLPVTVVSLDGTESTQATGEGTTYGELVARAAGSEHPPREVVVVRVDTPDGPELRDLHREAGPGERVEAVDVASEDGLAVLRHSCAHVLAQAVQATRDEARLGIGPPVRDGFYYDFDVAEPFTPDDVKALEKAMQRIVKEGQTFRRRVVGDDEARAELADEPYKLELIGLKGSAGADAAEAAEGAGAEVGAGELTIYDNVRRDGSVAWKDLCRGPHVPSTRVLGNAWKLMRTAAAYWRGSERNPQLQRVYGTAWPTKDDLQAYLDRLAEAERRDHRRLGTELDLFSFPDEIGSGLPVFHPRGGVVKREMEDYVRRRHVEEGFEYVGTPHISKQHLFETSGHLPYYADTMFPPMELENSQYYLKAMNCPMHNLIFRSRGRSYRELPLRLFEFGSVYRFEKSGVVHGLTRVRGLTMDDSHSYCTAEQAPQEIEKLLRFVLGLLADFGLDDYYLELSTRGEGDKFIGSDEAWEQATETLRRVAEGTGLELVPDPGGAAFYGPKISVQARDAIGRTWQMSTVQLDFNQPERFGLEYTAADGSRQRPVMIHSAKFGSIERFLGVLTEHYAGAFPPWLAPVQVVGIPVSDAHVDYLEDVAHRLRAEGIRVEVDASDDRMPKKIRTHTKQKVPFLLIAGDDDRAAGSVSFRFRDGSQENGVPVDAAVARVVQAVRDRVQV, from the coding sequence GTGAGCGCACCCGCCGGCACCCTGCCCGTCACCGTGGTCTCCCTCGACGGCACCGAGAGCACCCAGGCGACCGGTGAGGGCACGACGTACGGCGAGCTCGTCGCCCGCGCCGCCGGCTCCGAGCACCCGCCGCGCGAGGTCGTCGTCGTCCGCGTCGACACCCCCGATGGCCCCGAGCTCCGTGACCTCCACCGCGAGGCCGGCCCGGGCGAGCGGGTCGAGGCCGTCGACGTGGCGTCGGAGGACGGCCTCGCGGTGCTGCGGCACTCGTGCGCGCACGTCCTGGCGCAGGCGGTCCAGGCGACGCGCGACGAGGCGAGGCTCGGCATCGGCCCGCCGGTGCGCGACGGCTTCTACTACGACTTCGACGTCGCCGAGCCGTTCACCCCGGACGACGTGAAGGCGCTCGAGAAGGCGATGCAGCGGATCGTCAAGGAGGGCCAGACGTTCCGGCGCCGCGTCGTCGGCGACGACGAGGCCCGCGCCGAGCTCGCCGACGAGCCGTACAAGCTCGAGCTCATCGGGCTCAAGGGCAGCGCGGGCGCCGATGCGGCGGAGGCCGCGGAGGGGGCGGGCGCCGAGGTCGGCGCCGGCGAGCTGACGATCTACGACAACGTCCGCCGCGACGGCAGCGTCGCGTGGAAGGACCTGTGCCGCGGCCCGCACGTGCCGAGCACGCGCGTGCTCGGCAACGCCTGGAAGCTCATGCGCACGGCTGCGGCGTACTGGCGGGGGAGCGAGAGGAACCCGCAGCTGCAGCGGGTGTACGGGACGGCGTGGCCGACGAAGGACGACCTGCAGGCCTACCTCGACCGCCTCGCGGAGGCCGAGCGGCGCGACCACCGCCGCCTCGGCACCGAGCTCGACCTGTTCAGCTTCCCGGACGAGATCGGCTCCGGCCTCCCGGTGTTCCACCCCCGCGGCGGCGTGGTCAAGCGCGAGATGGAGGACTACGTCCGGCGACGGCACGTCGAGGAGGGCTTCGAGTACGTCGGCACGCCCCACATCTCCAAGCAGCACCTGTTCGAGACCTCGGGGCACCTGCCGTACTACGCGGACACGATGTTCCCGCCCATGGAGCTGGAGAACTCGCAGTACTACCTCAAGGCCATGAACTGCCCCATGCACAACCTGATCTTCCGGAGCCGGGGGCGCTCCTACCGCGAGCTGCCGCTGCGGCTGTTCGAGTTCGGGTCGGTGTACCGGTTCGAGAAGTCCGGGGTGGTGCACGGCCTCACGCGCGTCCGCGGGCTCACGATGGACGACTCCCACAGCTACTGCACGGCGGAGCAGGCGCCGCAGGAGATCGAGAAGCTGCTCCGGTTCGTCCTCGGCCTGCTCGCCGACTTCGGCCTCGACGACTACTACCTCGAGCTGTCGACGCGCGGCGAGGGCGACAAGTTCATCGGCTCCGACGAGGCGTGGGAGCAGGCGACGGAGACCTTGCGCCGCGTCGCGGAGGGCACCGGCCTCGAGCTCGTGCCCGACCCGGGCGGCGCCGCGTTCTACGGCCCGAAGATCTCCGTCCAGGCGCGTGACGCCATCGGCCGCACGTGGCAGATGTCGACGGTCCAGCTCGACTTCAACCAGCCGGAGCGGTTCGGGCTCGAGTACACCGCGGCCGACGGCAGCCGCCAGCGCCCCGTGATGATCCACTCGGCGAAGTTCGGGTCGATCGAGCGGTTCCTCGGTGTCCTCACCGAGCACTACGCGGGCGCGTTCCCCCCGTGGCTCGCGCCCGTTCAGGTCGTCGGCATCCCCGTGAGCGACGCCCACGTCGACTACCTGGAGGACGTCGCCCACCGCCTGCGCGCCGAGGGGATCCGGGTGGAGGTCGACGCCTCCGACGACCGGATGCCGAAGAAGATCCGCACCCACACGAAGCAGAAGGTGCCCTTCCTCCTCATCGCGGGCGACGACGACCGGGCCGCGGGCTCGGTGTCGTTCCGCTTCCGCGACGGCTCGCAGGAGAACGGCGTGCCCGTCGACGCGGCGGTGGCGCGCGTGGTGCAGGCGGTCCGCGACCGCGTGCAGGTGTGA
- the pgsA gene encoding phosphatidylinositol phosphate synthase: MIARRLRGVVRAVMLVPARGLVALGVGPDVVTVVGTLGVVVSAFVFWPAGRLELGAWLLFAFAMFDSLDGTVARLSGRSTRWGAFLDSTLDRVADASIFGALAIWFHLQGDTTGLVLAVLVVGFGALVPYARAKAESMGVDASNGIAERGDRLALGIFATWSVQALGVPVAVLHGVLALLLLASVVTTAQRAVRVLQAFGTEPDPRVVPGPAPGAAPPRR, encoded by the coding sequence GTGATCGCCCGTCGCCTGCGCGGCGTGGTCCGCGCCGTCATGCTCGTGCCCGCGCGTGGCCTCGTCGCGCTCGGCGTCGGACCCGACGTCGTCACCGTCGTCGGCACCCTCGGGGTCGTCGTCAGCGCCTTCGTGTTCTGGCCCGCGGGGCGCCTCGAGCTCGGGGCGTGGCTGCTGTTCGCCTTCGCGATGTTCGACAGCCTCGACGGGACCGTCGCGCGCCTGTCCGGGCGGAGCACCCGGTGGGGCGCCTTCCTCGACTCCACGCTCGACCGGGTCGCCGACGCCAGCATCTTCGGAGCGCTCGCGATCTGGTTCCACCTGCAGGGCGACACGACCGGCCTCGTCCTCGCCGTGCTCGTCGTGGGCTTCGGCGCGCTCGTGCCGTACGCGCGGGCGAAGGCGGAGAGCATGGGCGTGGACGCGAGCAACGGGATCGCGGAGCGCGGCGACCGGCTCGCCCTCGGGATCTTCGCGACGTGGTCGGTGCAGGCCCTCGGGGTGCCGGTCGCCGTGCTGCACGGCGTCCTCGCGCTCCTGCTCCTCGCGAGCGTCGTCACGACCGCCCAGCGGGCGGTGCGCGTCCTGCAGGCGTTCGGGACGGAACCGGACCCCCGCGTCGTCCCCGGGCCGGCGCCGGGCGCCGCCCCGCCACGGCGGTGA
- the yicI gene encoding alpha-xylosidase: MKFTDGFWHLRPGVDAGFAAEARTLEVGRNEDGEALVVTAPTRVVTGRGDTLNRPVLTVTLSSPMDGVVRVRTEHHRGRPASAGFDLVGAESGRGTAKLDDTHGVLDAGPLRARIARGAPWDLAFEAADRLLTRSGHKSLAHLSLAPDATVTAEPAGVAGVSGTGLAPDRSYVRCQLQLGVGELVYGLGERFGPLVKNGQSVDIWNADGGTSSEQAYKNVPFYLTNRGYGVLVNHREHVSFEVGSEAVEQVQFSVPGQALEYLVVYGPTPADVLRRYTALTGRPAQVPAWSYGLWLSTSFTTDYDEATVSGFIDGMAERDLPLSVFHFDCFWMREFRWTDFEWDPAVFPDPEGMLARLHERGLRVSAWLNPYVAQRSALFDEAAAAGYLVRRADGSVWQWDMWQAGMGLVDFTDPAATAWYQDKVRGLLRQGVDAVKTDFGERVPTDVVWHDGSDPQAMHNWYAHLYNRAVFEAVEQEHGRDRAVLFARSATAGGQRLPVHWGGDSSSSYESMAESLRGGLSLALSGFGFWSHDIGGFEGTPDPGVFKRWLAFGLLSSHSRLHGSQSYRVPWAFDEAEARPEADPESAVSVTRAFTRLKLRLMPYLFEAGRLAHEQGLPVMRPMVLAFPDDPAVEHLDRQYMLGPDLLVAPVMSADGDVTYYLPAGEWTNLLTGETAGPGWRRERHGFDSVPLWVRDGAVLVTGARDDTPEHDYADGAVVTVHGTSPAVRRARVTSPVTGVETVFTVVTEDGTTTVTSEPVTAFSASRPGDEPVDAVAGRVVL, from the coding sequence ATGAAGTTCACCGACGGGTTCTGGCACCTGCGACCCGGCGTCGACGCCGGCTTCGCCGCCGAGGCGCGCACCCTCGAGGTCGGCCGCAACGAGGACGGCGAGGCCCTCGTCGTGACGGCGCCGACGCGGGTCGTCACGGGCCGGGGCGACACCCTCAACCGGCCGGTCCTCACGGTCACGCTCTCCAGCCCCATGGACGGCGTCGTCCGGGTGCGCACCGAGCACCACCGGGGCCGGCCGGCGTCGGCCGGGTTCGACCTCGTCGGGGCGGAGAGCGGGCGCGGCACCGCGAAGCTCGACGACACCCACGGGGTCCTCGACGCGGGGCCGCTGCGGGCCCGGATCGCCCGCGGTGCGCCGTGGGACCTCGCGTTCGAGGCCGCGGACCGGCTCCTCACCCGCAGCGGGCACAAGTCCCTCGCGCACCTGTCCCTGGCCCCCGACGCGACGGTCACCGCCGAGCCCGCGGGCGTCGCCGGCGTGAGCGGCACCGGTCTCGCGCCCGACCGCTCCTACGTCCGCTGCCAGCTCCAGCTCGGCGTCGGCGAGCTCGTGTACGGGCTGGGGGAGCGCTTCGGGCCCCTCGTGAAGAACGGCCAGAGCGTCGACATCTGGAACGCCGACGGCGGCACGAGCAGCGAGCAGGCGTACAAGAACGTCCCGTTCTACCTCACGAACCGCGGCTACGGGGTCCTCGTCAACCACCGCGAGCACGTGTCGTTCGAGGTCGGCAGCGAGGCCGTCGAGCAGGTCCAGTTCTCCGTGCCCGGCCAGGCCCTGGAGTACCTCGTCGTCTACGGACCCACCCCCGCCGACGTCCTCCGGCGCTACACCGCACTGACCGGCCGGCCCGCGCAGGTGCCCGCGTGGTCGTACGGGCTGTGGCTGTCGACGTCGTTCACCACCGACTACGACGAGGCGACGGTCAGCGGCTTCATCGACGGCATGGCCGAGCGCGACCTGCCGCTGTCGGTCTTCCACTTCGACTGCTTCTGGATGCGCGAGTTCCGCTGGACCGACTTCGAGTGGGACCCGGCGGTCTTCCCCGACCCCGAGGGCATGCTCGCCCGCCTCCACGAGCGCGGCCTCCGGGTGAGCGCGTGGCTCAACCCGTACGTCGCCCAGCGCTCCGCGCTCTTCGACGAGGCGGCTGCGGCCGGCTACCTCGTCCGCCGCGCCGACGGCAGCGTGTGGCAGTGGGACATGTGGCAGGCCGGGATGGGCCTCGTCGACTTCACCGACCCTGCGGCGACCGCCTGGTACCAGGACAAGGTGCGCGGCCTGCTGCGCCAGGGCGTCGACGCCGTCAAGACCGACTTCGGCGAGCGGGTGCCCACCGACGTCGTGTGGCACGACGGCTCCGACCCCCAGGCGATGCACAACTGGTACGCCCACCTGTACAACCGGGCCGTCTTCGAGGCGGTCGAGCAGGAGCACGGTCGCGACCGGGCGGTGCTCTTCGCCCGCTCCGCGACGGCCGGCGGCCAAAGGCTGCCCGTGCACTGGGGCGGGGACAGCTCCTCGAGCTACGAGTCGATGGCGGAGTCGCTGCGCGGCGGGCTCTCGCTCGCGCTGTCCGGGTTCGGGTTCTGGAGCCACGACATCGGCGGATTCGAGGGCACCCCGGACCCGGGCGTCTTCAAGCGGTGGCTCGCGTTCGGGCTGCTGTCGAGCCACTCGCGACTCCACGGCTCGCAGAGCTACCGCGTGCCGTGGGCGTTCGACGAGGCCGAGGCCCGCCCGGAGGCCGACCCGGAGAGCGCGGTCTCCGTCACGCGCGCCTTCACGCGGCTCAAGCTCCGGCTCATGCCGTACCTGTTCGAGGCGGGGCGGCTGGCGCACGAGCAGGGCCTGCCCGTCATGCGACCCATGGTGCTGGCGTTCCCCGACGACCCCGCCGTGGAGCACCTCGACCGGCAGTACATGCTCGGGCCCGACCTCCTGGTCGCGCCCGTGATGAGCGCCGACGGCGACGTGACCTACTACCTGCCGGCGGGGGAGTGGACGAACCTCCTCACCGGCGAGACGGCCGGGCCGGGGTGGCGCCGGGAGCGGCACGGCTTCGACAGCGTCCCGCTGTGGGTGCGCGACGGCGCCGTGCTCGTGACGGGCGCCCGTGACGACACGCCCGAGCACGACTACGCCGACGGCGCGGTCGTCACCGTCCACGGCACGTCGCCCGCCGTCCGCCGTGCGCGGGTCACCTCACCGGTCACGGGGGTCGAGACCGTCTTCACCGTGGTCACGGAGGACGGGACGACGACCGTGACGAGCGAGCCCGTCACCGCCTTCTCCGCCTCCCGGCCCGGCGACGAGCCGGTCGACGCCGTCGCGGGCAGGGTGGTGCTGTGA